The following nucleotide sequence is from bacterium.
AGGGCGTCCAGGCCGTGCCAGCGCAGGGGCGGCCCGTAGCTGACCTCCAGGGGCGAGAGCTGGCTCCCGCCCGGCCGGCGTCCGTAGCTGCCGCGGATGAACACGGGCACGACGGGCGCCCGCGTGGCCTGGACCGCGATGCCCAGGCCGTTGCGGACGGGACCGGGATGGCCGATCGGCCGGCGCGTCCCCTCCGGGAAGATGACGAGGTTGGCGCCCTTCCGCAGGGCGGAGATGGCCACCTTGAAGGCCCGGGCGTCGTAGCCGCGGCGCCGGATGGGGATCGAGTCGAGCATGCGGAACATGGCCCCCAGCGGCGGGAACCTGAACAGCTCCTCCTTGGCCAGGGTGTGCACCGGGTGGCGCAGGAAGGTCGATCCGACCAGCGGCGGATCCCACATGCTGATGTGGTTGACGGCGATGATGCAGCCGCGCGGCAGGGCCTTCCCCTCCTGACCGCCCCGGACCTGCAGCCCGTAGAAGCGGGCCAGGGCGCGCATGACGAAGAAGGCCAACCGGTAGTGGCTGGGCAGGGCGCGGTACGAGGTCTCCAGGTCGGTGTCGAGCTCGGCGTCGAGGGCCGGATTGACCAGGCAGGCCCGGGCGCAGGTCTCGTTCTGCTGTTCGAGGCCGAGCCCGCTGCTGTCGACCACGATGGCGTCGGGGCTGATGGCCAGGGGGCTCGTCTCCCGCTCGGAGTCGCGCCGATCGCGTTCGGCCAGGTCGCGGGCCAGCTCCGCGCGGTCGACCTCCACCCCGCGCTGTCGGTACTGGCGGAGGCGCCGGTCGACGCGGTCGTCGAGGGAGGCCGAAAGGAAGATCTTCGCCGTGGCCAGGGGGAACACGACGCTGCCGATGTCCCGGCCCTCCATGACCACGCCGCCGCGCCGGCCCATGGCCTGCTGCCGGCGCACCATCTCGGCCCGCACCGCCGGGTGGCTCGCCACCGCCGACACGTGGTCCTCCACCGCCGGGGTGCGGATCTCGCGCGAGACGTCGCAGCCGTTCCAGTGCACGGCGACCTCGCCCCGCGCCGGGGCCAGGGTCAACTCGGCGCCGGCGAGCAGGGTGGTCAGGCCCTCGGCGTCGTCGGGGGACACGCCCCCGGCGGCGGCGGCCCAGGTCAGGGCCCGGTACATGGCGCCGGTGTCGATGTAGAGCAGGCCGAAGCGCTCGGCGAGGAAGCGGGCCGTGGTCGATTTGCCGCTGCCCGCCGGGCCGTCGATGGCGATGACCGCATCGGCCGGCAGCAGGCCGGGTGAGGCGTCGGGCAGGTCGGAGGGCCGGTGGGCGGTCATCTCACACGTCCCGGCCGACGGCGCGGGCCACGGCGCGGCACGAGGCGACCAGTTCGGCGAACTCGTCCGGTCGCAGGCTCTGGTCGGCATCGCTCAGGGCGCGGTCGGGATCGTCGTGGGTCTCGATGAGCAGGCCGTCGGCCCCGGCGGCCACGGCGGCCCGGGCCAGGTCGGCCACGTAGCGCCGGTCGCCCGCGGCGTGGCTCGGGTCGACGATCACCGGCAGGTGGGTCCGGTCGCGCAGCACGGCCACCGAGCCGATGTCCAGGGTGTTGCGCAGGGCCGGTTCGAAGGTCCGGATCCCCCGCTCGCAGAACACGAGATCGCGGCCGCCGGCGGACAGCACGTACTCGGCGGCGTTCAGCCACTCGGCGATGGTGGTCATCATGCCCCGCTTGAGCAGGACGGGCCGGCCGCTGGCGCCGGCCTCGCGCAGCAGCGGGAAGTTCTGCACCGAACGGCTGCCGATCTGCAGCATGTCGGCTGTCTCGGCGACGACGGCCACATCGCGCGGGTCGAGCACCTCGGTCACGAACGGCAGTCCCGACGCCCGGCGCGCGGCCGCGAGCAGTTCGAGCCCCTCGCGGCCGAGGCCCTGGAAGGCGTAGGGGCTCGTGCGGGGCTTCCAGGCGCCGCCCCGCAGCATGGCGCCGCCGGCCCGGGCCACGGCCGTCGCGATGCCCGTGATCTGGTCCGGCGCCTCCACGGCACACGGGCCGCCGATGACGACCACCTTCTCGCCGCCGAAGCGGACGTCGCCCACGGCAACGATGGTGCGGTCCTGGCCGGGACGGCGGCTCACGAGGGGAGTGCCGCCGCCGGCGGCGTCCGGGACGAGGGGTTCGGGTCGGGGCGCGGTCATCGGTCCAGGATCTCCTCGAGCGCCGCGAGGCAGCGCGTGTTCTCGTCGGGCAGGCCGATGCTGATGCGCATGGCGCCGTCCCCGAGGCCGAAGGCGTGCATGGGCCGCACGATGACGCCCATCTGCAGCAACCGCGTGGCCAGCTCGCCGGCGTTCACGTCGCCGCGCACGAGCACGAAATTCGTCTGGCTCGGCACCGTCTGCAGGCCGAGGGCCTCGAGCCCGGCGACCATGCGGTCGAGTTCGGCCCGGTTGCGGTCGCGGCGCCCGGCCACCTCGTCCCAGTGGTCGAGGCAGGCGATGGCGGCCGCCTGGCTGAGCATGTTCACGTTGAACGGTTCGCGGGTCTTGTGGAGTTCGCCGACCAGGTCGGGGTGACCCACGCCGTAGCCGACCCGCAGGCCCGCCAGCGAATGGATTTTACTGAAAGTCCGCAGAATGACAAGGTTCGGATGGGCCGCCAGCATCGGCACCGTCCGGGGGTAGTCGTCGGCGGTGACGTACTCGTAGTAAGCTTCGTCCAGGGCCACGATGACGTGGTCGGGGACGGCGGCGAGGAACGCCCGCAGTTCGGCCGCCGTGTTGTAGGTCCCCGTCGGATTGTTGGGGTTGCAGACGATGACCAGCTTCGTCCGCTCGTCGACCGCGGCGGCCATGGCGGGCAGGTCGTGGCGGTCGTCGGCCCCGAGGGGCACCGCGACGCCGCATTCGAAGTGCACCTGGGTGGTCAGGGCATAGACGATGAAGCTGTGCTCGCTGTAGACCACGTTCTCCCCCGGGCTGACGAGAGCCCGGATGAGCATGTCGATGACCTCGTTGCTGCCGTTGCCGAAGATGAGGCCGGCGGGGTCGACGCCGAGATGGTCGGCGAGGCGGGCGGTCAGGCGGAAGCAGGCCGCGTCGGGGTAGCGGTTGATCTCGCGCGCGGCGTCGGCGATGGCGGCGAGCACCGCCGGCAGGGGGCCTTCCGGATTCTCGTTGCTGGCCAGCTTGACCACCGAATCGAGTCCGAGCTCGCGCTGCACTTCCTCGATGGGCTTGCCGGGGCTGTAGGGACGGGTCCGGAGGATGCCGGGGCGCAGCAGGGACTGGAAGTCGAGGGTCTTCGGGCTCATGGTTTCCTCCCTTTCACATCCGTCACGCGGGGCGCCTTCGCCCCGCCGGGCCGCTCATGGGTCGGTGGCGGTCGCGACGGCCCGGCGCAGGGCCGCCACCTCGTCGGGTGCGAGACGGCGGAAGTCGCCGGGACGCAGCAGTCCGAGCCGGATCGGACCGACGGCCGTGCGGTGCAGGTGCACGACCTTCAGCCCCACCGCCGCGAACATGCGGCGGATCTGCCGCTTGCGCCCCTCGTGGAGCTCCATGACCCACTGCCGCGTGGTCCCGTCCCGTCGCGGCTCGAGGCGGCAGGGGCGGCAGGGGCGCCCGTCCAGCTCGATCTTGCCCTGGGTGAGGCGCCCCTTCATGGCGCCCGTCACCTCGCCGTTGACCTCGACCTCGTACACCTTCCACAGCCCGCTGCCGGGACGGCAGAGGTCCTGGTTCAGGCGGCCGTCGTCGGTCCAAAGGAGCAACCCCGTGGTCGCGGAGTCAAGGCGCCCGACGGGCATGAAGCGGTCGGGCAGGTCGGCCTGGCGGCGGTACGGCAGCAGGGCGGGCTGGCCGCCCTGGCTCCGGAGGGTGGACACGACGTCGCGGGGCTTGTGGAAGGCGTAGACCCGGTGGTCGTCGGGGGTGGTCGCCGGCCGGCCGTCGACCGTGACGGCCTCGCGACCGGGCACGATCCGCCGACCGAGGTCGGTCGCCGTTTCGCCGTCGATCGCCACGCGCCCGGCCCGGATCAGCTCCTCCACCGAGCGCCGGGAGCCGAAGCCGGCGCGGGCCAGGTACTGGTTCAGACGCAGGTCCGGACCGGGGTTCCGGTCGTCGCGGGCCACGGCTACTCGGCGCTCTCGCGGCGGGCGGGCTGCTCGTCGGCGTCGTCGGCGGGTTCGCATTCGGGCGCGGCGTCGGCTGCGTCCGCGGCCACCGGCTCCTCGTCGTCGGCCCGGGACTCCGCGTCCGGCCCGGCGTCCCCGTCGGTCTCCGTCTCCGCCGACTCCTCGAGCGGGTCGGCCTCGCCTTCCTCGGGCGCGGCGAAGTAGTCCTCGAGTTCCTCGTCCGACACGTCGCGTCCGACCCGCGAGGCGAACTCCTTCAACTCGTCCCGGTCGTCCATGACGTGCTCGAGGTCGGGCAGGTCGGGCAGCTGCCCGAGGCCCTTCAGGCCGAGATGGTTGAGGAACTCGCGGGTGGTGCCGTAGAGCAGCGGGTTGCCCACGGCCTGGCTGCGGCCGACCACCGTGATCAGGTTGCGCTCGGTGAGCGTGCTGATGGCGCCGGCGCTGTTCACCCCGCGGATGTCGTCGATCTCGATCCGCGTCAGGGGCTGCTTGTAGGCGATGATCGCCAGCACCTCGAGACCCGCTTTCGACAGCCGCGTGAAGCGGCGGGTCTTGAGCATCTTCTCGACGATGGGCGAGAATTCCGGCTTGGTCGCGATCTGGAAGCCGCCGCCGAACTCGATCACCGTGAAGGCGTGGTCGTGTTCGTCGTATTCCGCCTGCAGCGCGGCGACCGCGTCACGCAGCTCGGTGGTCTCGGCCTCGGGAAAGATCTTCTTCAGGCGCGCCAGGGTCAGGGGGCTGTCGGTGGCGAACAGCAGCGCCTCGAGTTCCCGTTTCAAGATTCGGTCTCCCGTTCTGCAAGGGGCTCGTCGCCCGTGTCGTCGTCGAAGTCGTCGTCGGCGAATCCGTCCTCGTCATCCTCCGCGTCGAAATCATCGTCATCGAAGTCGACATCGTCGTCTTCGTCCCCGAAATCGTCGTCTGCGTCATCTTCGTCATCGTCGTCGTCATCGTCGCAGTCATCGTCATAGTCAGCGTCGAAATCGTCGTCCTCGAGATCCTCGTCGTCGTCGTCATCCCAGCCGGCCGCCGGGCCGGCCGCCGCGTCGACGTGGTCCTCGTCGCCCAGGTCGAAGCCCCCCTCGTCCTCGTCGTCGGCGACGTCGGTCGCGTCGACGCCGGGGTGCTGGATCCAGATCGGGCCGCGCGGTTCCGTCTGCATGAACTGCAACCGCCCCCGCTTGACCATCTCCAGCACGGCGATGAAGGTCACGATGACCTCCATCTTGATGGTGTCGTCGGAGAAGAGCTCCTCGAAGCGCACGGTGCCGCCGGCCCCGATCTTCTCCTCGATGAGCGACATCTTCTCCTCGACCGTGTACGGCTCGCGCACCACGTCGTGGGTGGTCTTGGCCTGCACGCGGTCGAAGATGCCGGCCAGGGCGCTGAGCAGGTCGAACATCTCGATGCGCAGGCGCGGTTCGAGGTCGAGCTCGCCGCTGAAGGGGAAGCGCGTCTGGCGCAGATGGTACTGCTGGCGCTCGCTCTCCTTGCGCTGCAGGGCCTCGGCCGCCTCCTTGAACCGCTTGTACTCGAGGAGCTTGCGCACCAGCTCGGCCCGCGGGTCCTCCTCTTCCTCCTCGTCCTCGGGCAGGTGGCTCGGCATGAGCATCTTCATCTTGATCACCATCAGGGTCGCCGCCATGGCGATGAACTCGCCGGCCTTGTCCAGGCTGATGGTGTGCATGACCTCGATGTGCCGGATGAACTGCTCGGTGATCAGGGCGATGGGGATGTCGTAGATGTCCACCTGCTCCTTGTCGATCAGGAAGAGCAGGAGGTCCATGGGGCCCTGGAAGCCGGTCAGTTCGACCTGGTAGGCTTCGCTGTTGCGGAAGTAGTCGAGTTCGGGCGGCAGGTTCTCGAGGTTCCACGATTCGGGGCCGTCGGCGCGGTGTCGTTCGGCCCGCGCCGCGACCTCGGCGGCGACGGCCTCGCGGACCTCGCCCGCGTCGGGCGCGGCGGCGTCCTGCCCGGCCGGGGTGCTGTTCTCCGGTGTGTGCTCCATGTTGCCTTTCATGCCGGTCCTAGCCGATGCCCATGGCGGCGTGGACCCGGTCCATGGTCTCCCGCGCCACGGCCCGCGCGCGTTCGCACCCGGCGGCGATGATCTCGTCCAGACGGTCCGGATGGGCCTCGAAGTCGGCCCGCTTCTCGCGCAGCGGCGCGAAGTGCGCGATGACGCCATCGGCCAGCTTCAGCTTGCAGTCGACGCAGCCCCGGGCCGCGCTCCGGCACTCGGCGGCGGTCTCGTCGGCCTCGGCGGGCAGGAACTTGCGGTACCAGGTGTAGACCGCGCACACCTCCGGGTTGCCCGGATCGCTGCGCCGCACCCGGGCCGGGTCCGTCACGGCGGGCTTGACCTTGGCGCGGATCTCGTCCGGCGTGGCGGAGATCTCGATGGTGTTGCCGAGGGACTTGCTCATGCGCTTGCCGTCGGTGCCGGGGAAGCGCGCGAACTTCGTGATCAGCGACTCCGGATCGGGGAAGACCTCGCCGAAGTGGAAGTTGAAGCGCCGCGCGATCTCGCGGGTGAGCTCGAGGTGCGGCAGCTGGTCCTCGCCCACCGGGACCGCGTGGGCCCGGTAGGCCATGATGTCGGCGGCCTGCAGCACCGGGTAGCCCAGGTGGCCGTAGCTGATCTCGCCGCTCATGTTCAGGTCGCGGATCTGCTCCTTGAAGGTCGGGTTCCGCTCGAGACGCCCCATGCTGATCATCATGGCCAGGATCAGGTAGAGCTCGGCGTGCTCCTTCACCTCGGACTGGATGAAGAGGATCGAGCCCTCGGGGTCGAGGCCCGCCCCCAGCCAGTCGAGGAACATCTCGCGGCTGTTGTGGCGGATCTCCCCCGCCTTGTCCAGGGCCGTGGTGAGCACGTGCCAGTCGGCGACCATGAAGTGGCAGGTGTAGTCGTCCTGGAGGCGCTGCCAGTTCTCCAGCGCGCCGGTGTAGTTGCCCCAGTGCAGGCGCCCGGTGGGCCGCATGCCGCTGAGGATGATCTTCTTGCCGCCCGCCTTGTCCGCACTCACGGTCAGCGCCCGCCTTTCGCCACGAATACGCGCACGGGGCCGCCCGGACGGCGCCCCGCTGGGAAATCAATCGGCCAACAGTACCACCGGCCCCGGACGATGTCAAAGCCGCGCCGTCCCGGGCCGGAAACGGCCCCGGCGGGGCTCTAGCGGGCCCGCGGATGGGCCTCGCGCCAGGCGTCGGCGAGCCAGCCCCGGTCGATGTGGGTGTAGATCTCGGTGGTCGAGATGTCGGCGTGCCCGAGCAGCTCCTGCACCGCCCGCAGGTCGGCGCCCCCCTCCAGGAGGTGGGTGGCGAAGCTGTGGCGCAGGGTGTGGGGCGAGACGGAGTCGGGCAGACCGGCCGCGGCGCCGGCCCGTTTCAGCAGGTTCCACACGGATACGCGCGAGAAGCGACCGCCGCGGCGGTTGAGGAACAGGGCTGCCGTAGGCCGCGCGCCCGCCCGCCGGGGGCGGCCGGGGGCCAGCCAGCGGGGGACGGCGGCGAGGGCCGGGGCGCCTACGGGCACCAGCCGCATCTTGCGGCCCTTGCCGCGCAGCATGAGGGTGCCCTCGCCCCGGTCGAGGTCGGTCACGTCGAGGCCGCACAGCTCGCTCACCCGGCAGCCGCAGCCGTAGAGCACCTCGAGGATGGCCCGGTCGCGCAGGTCGCCGGGTTCGCTCCCGTCGACGCCCTCGATGAGCCGCTCCACCTGGGCCACGCCGAGGACGTCGGGCAGCTTCCGCCCGCGCCGGGGGGCGGCGATGGTGGCGGTGGGGTCGCCGTCGACGAGGCCCTCGGCTGCATGGAAGCGGAAGAACGAGCGCAGCGTCGACAGCAGGCGCGCGCGGCTGCTCGCGGCGAGGTCGTCGGCGCAGCCGAGCAGGAAGTCGCGCAGGTCGGCGTCGGAAACGGCGGCCGGCCCCCGCCCGGCCCCGACGGCGAAGGTCCGCAGCCGGGCCAGGTCGTGCTCGGCCGCCGCGAGGCTCGCCGCCGCCAGGCCCTTCTCGGCGCTGCAATGGGCCAGGAAGGCGTCGACGGCCAGGTCCCAGGCCCCGGCGAGGGCTTCGCCGGCCATCACGTCTCCTCCGGTGGGAGGGGTGGTGGTGCGGCATTGCGGTCGCGCGCCGCGAAGTGCTCCCGGATGGCCACCACGTCGTGCCGGTTGATGCCGTGGACCTCGGCGAGCTCTTCCGGCGTCGCCCGCCGGATCTCGGCGACCGAGCCGAAGCGGTGCAGCAGGCTGAGCTTCTTGATGCGTCCGATGCCCGGGATCAGGTCGAGCTCGCTGTGGGTGGTCCGCTTGTCGCGCAGCAGGCGGTGGTAGGTGATGGCGAAGCGGTGCGCCTCGTCCCGCACCCGCTGGAGCACCTTCAGGGCCTCGCTGCGGCGCGGCAGACGGATGGTGCGATCCTCCTTGTGGATCAGCTCCTCGCGCTTGGCCAGGCCGATCAGCTGCGTCGCGTGCAGGCCGTACCCCGCCAGCACCTTGCGCGCCATGGAGAGCTGCCCGACGCCCCCGTCGACCACCACGAGGTCCGCCGGCTGCTCCCCCTTCTCGATGAGCCTGCCGTAGTAGCGGGTGAGCACCTCGGTCATGCTCGCGAAGTCGTCCACGCCGGCGACGGTCCTGATGCGGAAGCGCCGGTAGCGGCTCTTGAGCGGTTTGCCGCCCTTGAAGAAGACCAGCGAGGCGACGGTCTCCTTGCCCTGGAAGTTCGAGATGTCGAAGCACTCGATGGTCTCGGGCACGGTGTGCAGGTCGAGGGCCTCCTGGAGCTGGATGTCCGCCGGCGTGACCCGCGCGGCGTGGCGGACCTGCTCCTGCAGCGTCGCCTCGCGCAGCTTGAAGGTCGCGTTGGTGCGGGCCAGCTCCACCGCGTCGTGCCGGGCTCCGCGACGCGGGATCCTGAGGTCGACCCGGCGGCCGCGCAGGCGGGACAGCCACTCCTGCCAGGTCGCCGGATCCTCGACCGGCGAGCCGAGCAGCACCTCGGCCGGGATGTCCCCCGCCCGCGGGTAGTACTCCCGCAGGAGCTGCGCCATGAACGTGGGCAGGTCGCGGTCGAGCTTGTCGGTGAGCAGGAAGTGGTGCGTGGTCAGGATGTGCCCCCCCCGCACGCGCAGCACCACCCCCGATGCGGTCTCGCCGTCGCGGGCCAGCCCCACCAGGTCGGCGTCGCCCGCGAGACCGGCCACGGGCCGGCTGCGGCTGGTGGTCTTGTCGAGTTTGGCGATGAGGTCGCGCAGGCGGGCGGCGTGCTCGAAGTCGAGGGCCGCGGAGCGCTCCTCCATCTCGCGGCGCAGCTCGTCGACCACCTCGGACTCGGCCCCGCCGAGGAAGCGCAGCATGCGCCGCACCTTCTCCCGGTACGACTCGCGCGGATCGTAGTCCACGCACGGCGCGCTGCAGCGCCCGATCTGGTAGTCCAGGCAGGGCCGATCGACGGTCTGCCCGGGCAGGTCGAGGTGGCAGGTGCGCACCTGGAAGGTCCCGGCGGCGAACTTCAGGGTCTCCCGCATGGCCCGCACGTCGGTGAAGGGGCCGAAGTAGCGGGCGCCGTCCTGGTCGAGGCGCCGCACGACCTCGACCCGCGGGAAGGGCTCCTGCAGGGTGATCCGCAGGTAGGGATAGGCCTTGTCGTCCTTCAGCCGGACGTTGTAGAGCGGCCGATATTCCTTGATGAGCTGGTTCTCGAGCACGAGGGCGTCGGCGTCCGAATCGGTCACGATCCAGTCGAAATCGCGGATCCGGCGCACCAGAGCGGCCGTTTTGCCGTCCTTTTCGCCGCCGGCCTGGAAATACGAGCGCACCCGCTGGTTCAGGCGCACCGCCTTGCCCACGTAGATGACCTTGCCGTCGCGGTTCTTGTGGAGGTAGACGCCGGGCGCCTCCGGCAGCAGGCCCAGCTTGTCGGCCACGGCCGCGCGCGCGGCGGCGGCCGGATCCGTCCCGCGGCCGTCGTCCTCCGGCTTAGCCGGTGTGTCGTCACGTTTTGCGTCGTCGCTCATGGTGCTGGTCGTCCTTGACATCCATCCGGATGGCTGTTAAATTGCCCCGCCTGTGAAACTCTAACGGAGGTTTGGGACGTGCCCCATCACAAAAGTTGCAAGAAGCGCCTGATCACGGCCAAGAAGCGCAACGAGCGCAACCGTCAGAACCGGGCCATGATGCGCTCCAGGATCAAGAACTACCGCACCAATGTCGAGCAGATGAGTGCCGAGGACAAGGCCGAAGCCGTTTCCTCCATGTACAGCCTGATCGACTCCCAGGCGCGCAAGGGCCTCATGCCCAGGAGCCGCGCCTCGCGCCTGAAGGCGCGCATGGCTGCCGCCGCCGCGAAGTAGTTCCCGCCCCTACGGCAACAGGAAGGGTCCTCCAGCGAGGACCCTCTTGTCGTATCTGCCGGAATCCAGTGTATCTTCCGGAATCCAGCGTGTCTTCCGGAATCCAGAGTGTCGTCCGGAAGCCACTGTGTCGTCCGGAAGCCACGGTGCGTTCCGGAAGCCATCATGCTGTCCCGGAGACGAGCCCGGGCGTCCCCGCCCGGCACCCCTGCCCCGCAGCGACGGCGACCGACTCACCCCGCCGCGCCCAGTCCCTTCAGCACATCGGTCAGGTTGTACAGTCCGGGCCGGGCCCCGGCCACGAACCGCACCGCCGGCAGGACGCCCCGCAGGAAGGCCCGCCGCGAGTGGGCCCGGTGGGTGACGACCAGGGTTTCCTCCTGGTCGCTGAAGGTCCAGGTGTGCTCGCCGATGACCCCGCCGAGCCGCTGGCTGTGGGTGGGCACCTCGGCCCCGCCCCGCGCCGCGCGCCAGACGCCCGCCAGATGGGCCGCCGTGCCGCTCGGCTTGTCGAGCTTGGTCACATGGTGCACCTCGACCTGCTCCGCGTCGAACTCGCCCGGCAGGGTGCGGGCCAGGAGTTGCAGCAGCATCTGCAGGGTCGGGATCCCGATGCTGAAGTTGGCCGCGCGCACCACGGGGAAGTCGGCGGCGTAGGCACCCAGCGCCTCCTCCTGGGCGGCGGTGAAACCCGTGGTGCCGATGACGAGGCCGGCACCCAGCCTGCGTCCGGCCTGCAGCAGGCCGTCGAGGGCCGGCGCGAGGCTGAAGTCGATGACGACGCACCCGGCAGGGAGCGCGTCGGCCATGCGGTCCTGGCCCATGAGGGGCAGGCGCGGATGGAAGTCGCCCGCAGCCGCCGACCGGCCCGGCTCGGTGACCAGGCCCACCAGCTCGGCATCGTCCGCCCCGTCGACCAGGTCGGTCAGCAGGCGCCCCATGCGCCCCTCGGCGCCGTGGACCGCGACCGCGATCACGAGGCGCCCTCGACGTCCCGGGCCATGAGGTCGGCCAGCGTGCTCTCGTAGAACTGCACCAGGAAGGTCAGGCTCTGCTCGGAAACGGTCACCAGCGGAAGGCGCGGATCGCGTTTGCACACCCCGGCGAGGCTGAGGAGCTCCTTCACCGGGACCGGGTTGGTCTCCACGAAGCAGGCGTTGGTGATGGGGTCGAAAGCCCGCGCCATGGGCCAGGCCGCGTTGATGTCGCCGGCGGCCCAGGCCTTCCAGAAGCGGGTCATGGCGCCCGGCAGCAGGTTGCTGACGACGCTGATGGCGCCGTGGGCACCGAGGCCGAAGATGTTGAAGTTCAGGCCGTCGTCGCCCGAGAACACCTTCAGGTCGCA
It contains:
- a CDS encoding (d)CMP kinase; translation: MTAHRPSDLPDASPGLLPADAVIAIDGPAGSGKSTTARFLAERFGLLYIDTGAMYRALTWAAAAGGVSPDDAEGLTTLLAGAELTLAPARGEVAVHWNGCDVSREIRTPAVEDHVSAVASHPAVRAEMVRRQQAMGRRGGVVMEGRDIGSVVFPLATAKIFLSASLDDRVDRRLRQYRQRGVEVDRAELARDLAERDRRDSERETSPLAISPDAIVVDSSGLGLEQQNETCARACLVNPALDAELDTDLETSYRALPSHYRLAFFVMRALARFYGLQVRGGQEGKALPRGCIIAVNHISMWDPPLVGSTFLRHPVHTLAKEELFRFPPLGAMFRMLDSIPIRRRGYDARAFKVAISALRKGANLVIFPEGTRRPIGHPGPVRNGLGIAVQATRAPVVPVFIRGSYGRRPGGSQLSPLEVSYGPPLRWHGLDALLETTDKKEVSRIIGRLCEGAFREMQARSFDRYPQTEFERELGQRQLARVAARDRRIFGR
- the aroF gene encoding 3-deoxy-7-phosphoheptulonate synthase, coding for MTAPRPEPLVPDAAGGGTPLVSRRPGQDRTIVAVGDVRFGGEKVVVIGGPCAVEAPDQITGIATAVARAGGAMLRGGAWKPRTSPYAFQGLGREGLELLAAARRASGLPFVTEVLDPRDVAVVAETADMLQIGSRSVQNFPLLREAGASGRPVLLKRGMMTTIAEWLNAAEYVLSAGGRDLVFCERGIRTFEPALRNTLDIGSVAVLRDRTHLPVIVDPSHAAGDRRYVADLARAAVAAGADGLLIETHDDPDRALSDADQSLRPDEFAELVASCRAVARAVGRDV
- a CDS encoding histidinol-phosphate transaminase, yielding MSPKTLDFQSLLRPGILRTRPYSPGKPIEEVQRELGLDSVVKLASNENPEGPLPAVLAAIADAAREINRYPDAACFRLTARLADHLGVDPAGLIFGNGSNEVIDMLIRALVSPGENVVYSEHSFIVYALTTQVHFECGVAVPLGADDRHDLPAMAAAVDERTKLVIVCNPNNPTGTYNTAAELRAFLAAVPDHVIVALDEAYYEYVTADDYPRTVPMLAAHPNLVILRTFSKIHSLAGLRVGYGVGHPDLVGELHKTREPFNVNMLSQAAAIACLDHWDEVAGRRDRNRAELDRMVAGLEALGLQTVPSQTNFVLVRGDVNAGELATRLLQMGVIVRPMHAFGLGDGAMRISIGLPDENTRCLAALEEILDR
- a CDS encoding rRNA pseudouridine synthase, which produces MARDDRNPGPDLRLNQYLARAGFGSRRSVEELIRAGRVAIDGETATDLGRRIVPGREAVTVDGRPATTPDDHRVYAFHKPRDVVSTLRSQGGQPALLPYRRQADLPDRFMPVGRLDSATTGLLLWTDDGRLNQDLCRPGSGLWKVYEVEVNGEVTGAMKGRLTQGKIELDGRPCRPCRLEPRRDGTTRQWVMELHEGRKRQIRRMFAAVGLKVVHLHRTAVGPIRLGLLRPGDFRRLAPDEVAALRRAVATATDP
- the scpB gene encoding SMC-Scp complex subunit ScpB produces the protein MKRELEALLFATDSPLTLARLKKIFPEAETTELRDAVAALQAEYDEHDHAFTVIEFGGGFQIATKPEFSPIVEKMLKTRRFTRLSKAGLEVLAIIAYKQPLTRIEIDDIRGVNSAGAISTLTERNLITVVGRSQAVGNPLLYGTTREFLNHLGLKGLGQLPDLPDLEHVMDDRDELKEFASRVGRDVSDEELEDYFAAPEEGEADPLEESAETETDGDAGPDAESRADDEEPVAADAADAAPECEPADDADEQPARRESAE
- a CDS encoding segregation/condensation protein A gives rise to the protein MKGNMEHTPENSTPAGQDAAAPDAGEVREAVAAEVAARAERHRADGPESWNLENLPPELDYFRNSEAYQVELTGFQGPMDLLLFLIDKEQVDIYDIPIALITEQFIRHIEVMHTISLDKAGEFIAMAATLMVIKMKMLMPSHLPEDEEEEEDPRAELVRKLLEYKRFKEAAEALQRKESERQQYHLRQTRFPFSGELDLEPRLRIEMFDLLSALAGIFDRVQAKTTHDVVREPYTVEEKMSLIEEKIGAGGTVRFEELFSDDTIKMEVIVTFIAVLEMVKRGRLQFMQTEPRGPIWIQHPGVDATDVADDEDEGGFDLGDEDHVDAAAGPAAGWDDDDDEDLEDDDFDADYDDDCDDDDDDDEDDADDDFGDEDDDVDFDDDDFDAEDDEDGFADDDFDDDTGDEPLAERETES
- the trpS gene encoding tryptophan--tRNA ligase, which translates into the protein MRPTGRLHWGNYTGALENWQRLQDDYTCHFMVADWHVLTTALDKAGEIRHNSREMFLDWLGAGLDPEGSILFIQSEVKEHAELYLILAMMISMGRLERNPTFKEQIRDLNMSGEISYGHLGYPVLQAADIMAYRAHAVPVGEDQLPHLELTREIARRFNFHFGEVFPDPESLITKFARFPGTDGKRMSKSLGNTIEISATPDEIRAKVKPAVTDPARVRRSDPGNPEVCAVYTWYRKFLPAEADETAAECRSAARGCVDCKLKLADGVIAHFAPLREKRADFEAHPDRLDEIIAAGCERARAVARETMDRVHAAMGIG
- a CDS encoding site-specific tyrosine recombinase XerD → MAGEALAGAWDLAVDAFLAHCSAEKGLAAASLAAAEHDLARLRTFAVGAGRGPAAVSDADLRDFLLGCADDLAASSRARLLSTLRSFFRFHAAEGLVDGDPTATIAAPRRGRKLPDVLGVAQVERLIEGVDGSEPGDLRDRAILEVLYGCGCRVSELCGLDVTDLDRGEGTLMLRGKGRKMRLVPVGAPALAAVPRWLAPGRPRRAGARPTAALFLNRRGGRFSRVSVWNLLKRAGAAAGLPDSVSPHTLRHSFATHLLEGGADLRAVQELLGHADISTTEIYTHIDRGWLADAWREAHPRAR
- the uvrC gene encoding excinuclease ABC subunit UvrC, producing the protein MSDDAKRDDTPAKPEDDGRGTDPAAAARAAVADKLGLLPEAPGVYLHKNRDGKVIYVGKAVRLNQRVRSYFQAGGEKDGKTAALVRRIRDFDWIVTDSDADALVLENQLIKEYRPLYNVRLKDDKAYPYLRITLQEPFPRVEVVRRLDQDGARYFGPFTDVRAMRETLKFAAGTFQVRTCHLDLPGQTVDRPCLDYQIGRCSAPCVDYDPRESYREKVRRMLRFLGGAESEVVDELRREMEERSAALDFEHAARLRDLIAKLDKTTSRSRPVAGLAGDADLVGLARDGETASGVVLRVRGGHILTTHHFLLTDKLDRDLPTFMAQLLREYYPRAGDIPAEVLLGSPVEDPATWQEWLSRLRGRRVDLRIPRRGARHDAVELARTNATFKLREATLQEQVRHAARVTPADIQLQEALDLHTVPETIECFDISNFQGKETVASLVFFKGGKPLKSRYRRFRIRTVAGVDDFASMTEVLTRYYGRLIEKGEQPADLVVVDGGVGQLSMARKVLAGYGLHATQLIGLAKREELIHKEDRTIRLPRRSEALKVLQRVRDEAHRFAITYHRLLRDKRTTHSELDLIPGIGRIKKLSLLHRFGSVAEIRRATPEELAEVHGINRHDVVAIREHFAARDRNAAPPPLPPEET
- the rpsT gene encoding 30S ribosomal protein S20 translates to MPHHKSCKKRLITAKKRNERNRQNRAMMRSRIKNYRTNVEQMSAEDKAEAVSSMYSLIDSQARKGLMPRSRASRLKARMAAAAAK